In the Hordeum vulgare subsp. vulgare chromosome 7H, MorexV3_pseudomolecules_assembly, whole genome shotgun sequence genome, one interval contains:
- the LOC123408528 gene encoding uncharacterized protein LOC123408528: MAGNRRRHRHRRARPQQAAEPSPPPAPASLSSSREVAAAARHSKKICDASGSISSPSSGSHAWENLLDSLLHQIISLISSFHDFLAFRGTCHSWHAAAFSFPSVYTFSFPPLHLKPDISQESYNSDRKSQLVDPSKKNLSHRCSAPGITPHPMRYLGCSYGYLIFSDRRHCHLVDVYTGTKVKPPKFHSESSTLIYLGILMAPLNSPSSRLILFSRMSMLQWQVGTNFWTEDPLDGELIHQIVFFKGQMFAMDFVQRLHTIRIAPELSTQEVAVMWEDSMLVGLHSKPWLVVCGDMLLLVDLSVSMDQLFGFPGTFQVFCLNFSVEPAKWVKMDKLDNWALFLTNDRRNPTFSCMNPERWGGKSNYIYVPTKSEDFDEPWTAMEIGQPVPSSTHRMSFSSAATAHCSPLNSLWVLPSLVYGVDQ; encoded by the exons ATGGCCGggaaccgccgccgccaccgccaccggaGAGCGCGGCCGCAGCAGGCCGCCgaaccctcgccgccgccggcaccAGCCAGCCTCAGCTCGTCCAG GGAAGTTGCTGCTGCAGCAAGGCACTCTAAGAAAATCTGTGATGCCTCTGGATCTATTTCCTCACCCTCATCGGGATCTCATGCCTGGGAAAACCTTTTAGACAGCCTGCTCCACCAAATCATTTCTCTCATTAGCTCATTTCATGACTTCCTTGCGTTCCGTGGCACCTGTCACTCATGGCACGCTGCTGCCTTCTCCTTCCCATCTGTATATACATTCAGCTTCCCACCTCTCCACCTCAAACCAGATATAAGCCAAGAGAGTTACAACTCTGATCGGAAATCACAGCTTGTCGATCCTTCCAAGAAAAATTTATCCCATCGTTGTTCAGCACCTGGAATTACTCCACATCCCATGCGCTATCTGGGCTGCTCATATGGTTATCTTATCTTCTCTGATAGGAGACACTGCCATCTCGTCGATGTGTACACTGGCACTAAGGTGAAGCCGCCAAAATTCCATTCTGAGAGCAGCACTTTGATCTACCTTGGTATCCTTATGGCTCCACTGAATTCGCCCAGTTCGCGTCTCATCCTTTTCTCGAGGATGTCCATGCTCCAGTGGCAGGTTGGAACAAATTTCTGGACAGAGGACCCTCTTGATGGTGAACTCATCCATCAGATTGTGTTCTTCAAAGGCCAGATGTTCGCCATGGACTTTGTTCAAAGGCTACATACCATACGCATAGCACCTGAGCTCAGCACGCAGGAAGTAGCAGTTATGTGGGAAGATAGCATGCTCGTGGGCCTGCATTCTAAGCCATGGTTGGtggtctgtggtgacatgcttctCTTGGTTGATCTCTCGGTAAGCATGGACCAACTGTTTGGCTTCCCTGGCACCTTTCAAGTCTTTTGCCTCAACTTCTCGGTCGAACCAGCTAAGTGGGTAAAGATGGATAAGTTGGACAATTGGGCTCTCTTCCTCACCAATGATAGGAGAAACCCTACATTTTCTTGCATGAACCCCGAAAGATGGGGTGGAAAGAGTAACTATATTTACGTTCCAACAAAATCAGAAGATTTTGATGAACCATGGACTGCAATGGAGATTGGACAGCCGGTGCCCAGCTCGACTCACCGTATGTCATTCAGTTCCGCAGCCACTGCCCATTGCAGTCCACTAAATAGCCTCTGGGTGCTTCCCAGTTTGGTCTACGGGGTTGACCAATGA
- the LOC123408530 gene encoding avenin-like a3 produces the protein MKTMLILALIAFAATSAVAQLDTTCSQGYGQCQQQPQQQMNTCAAFLQQCSRTPYVQSQMWQASGCQLMRQQCCQPLAHISEQARCQAVCSMAQVIMRQQQGQSFTQPQQQQSQSFGQPQQQVPVEVMRMVLQTLPSMCSVNIPQYCTTTPCSTITPTIYSIPMAATCAGGVC, from the coding sequence ATGAAGACCATGCTGATCCTCGCGCTCATCGCCTTCGCGGCGACCAGCGCCGTTGCACAGCTGGACACTACCTGTAGCCAGGGCTACGGACAGTGCCAGCAACAGCCGCAGCAACAGATGAACACATGTGCTGCCTTCCTGCAGCAGTGCAGCCGGACACCATACGTCCAGTCACAGATGTGGCAGGCAAGCGGTTGCCAGTTGATGCGGCAACAATGCTGCCAGCCGCTGGCCCATATCTCGGAGCAGGCTCGGTGCCAGGCCGTCTGTAGCATGGCACAGGTCATCATGCGGCAACAGCAAGGGCAGAGTTTCACTCAGCCTCAGCAGCAGCAATCGCAAAGTTTCGGCCAGCCTCAGCAGCAGGTTCCGGTTGAGGTAATGAGGATGGTGCTTCAGACCCTTCCGTCGATGTGCAGCGTGAACATCCCGCAATATTGCACCACCACCCCGTGCAGCACCATCACCCCCACCATCTACAGCATCCCCATGGCAGCTACCTGTGCCGGTGGTGTCTGCTAA
- the LOC123411428 gene encoding avenin-like a4, whose protein sequence is MKTMFIVALIALAVISSVAQLDTTCIQGYGQCQQQPQHMNTCAAFLQQCSPTPYVQSQMWQASGCQLMRQQCCQPLAQISEQNRCQAVCSVAQVIMQKQQQQQGQSFVQPQQQVPVEITRMVLQTLPSMCRVNIPQHCVDTPCSTITQSPYNIPMAATCVGGTC, encoded by the coding sequence ATGAAGACCATGTTCATCGTCGCTCTCATCGCCCTCGCGGTGATCAGCTCTGTTGCGCAACTGGACACTACCTGCATCCAGGGCTATGGGCAATGCCAGCAGCAACCGCAGCACATGAACACATGCGCTGCTTTCCTACAACAGTGCAGCCCGACGCCATATGTACAGTCACAGATGTGGCAAGCAAGCGGTTGCCAGTTGATGCGACAACAGTGCTGCCAGCCGCTGGCCCAGATCTCAGAGCAGAATAGGTGCCAGGCCGTCTGTAGCGTGGCACAGGTCATCATGCagaagcagcaacagcagcaagggCAAAGTTTCGTCCAGCCTCAGCAACAAGTTCCGGTTGAGATAACCAGGATGGTGCTTCAGACCCTTCCATCGATGTGCAGGGTGAACATCCCGCAACATTGCGTCGACACCCCGTGCAGCACCATCACTCAGAGCCCCTACAACATCCCTATGGCCGCTACCTGTGTTGGTGGTACTTGCTAA